Proteins from a genomic interval of Oncorhynchus nerka isolate Pitt River linkage group LG13, Oner_Uvic_2.0, whole genome shotgun sequence:
- the septin5a gene encoding septin-5, translated as MDAIMLQEKLVERLLCPRVRTARRKEKQYVGFATLPNQVHRKSVKKGFDFTLMVAGESGLGKSTLVNSLFLTDLYKDRKLLNAEERINQTVEIIKHTVDIEEKGVKLKLTIVDTPGFGDAVNNNECWKPITDYIDQQFEQYFRDESGLNRKNIQDNRVHCCLYFIPPFGHGLRPVDVEFMKALHEKVNVVPLIAKADCLTPNEIKKLKDRVREEIERFGIKVYQFPECDSDEDEEFKQLDKELKECCPLAVIGSNTVVEARGQRVRGRLYPWGIVEVENQSHCDFVKLRNMLIRSHMHDLKDVTCDVHYENYRAQCIQDMTSKLTQDNRMESPIPILPLSTPDVETDRLIKMKDEELARMQEMLNKMQQQIHDGKDQ; from the exons ATGGATGCTATCATGCTGCAGGAGAAACTAGTGGAACGCTTGCTGTGCCCTCGAGTCAGAACCGCGAGGCGGAAG gagaagCAGTATGTGGGCTTTGCCACCCTCCCTAACCAGGTGCACAGGAAGTCAGTGAAAAAGGGTTTTGACTTCACTCTCATGGTCGCCG GGGAGTCTGGTCTGGGTAAATCTACTCTTGTCAACAGCCTGTTCCTCACAGACCTGTACAAGGACAGGAAACTACTCAACGCTGAgg agcGTATCAACCAGACAGTGGAAATCATTAAGCATACAGTGGACATTGAGGAGAAAGGAGTGAAACTCAAGTTGACCATTGTAGACACGCCAGGGTTTGGAGACGCTGTCAACAACAATGAATG ctgGAAGCCGATCACAGACTACATCGACCAGCAGTTTGAGCAGTACTTCAGAGATGAGAGTGGACTGAACAGGAAGAATATACAGGACAACAGAGTCCACTGCTGCCTCTACTTTATTCCTCCGTTCGGACACgg ACTGCGTCCAGTAGATGTTGAGTTTATGAAGGCTCTCCATGAGAAGGTGAACGTGGTTCCTCTCATTGCCAAGGCTGACTGTCTCACTCCCAATGAGATCAAGAAACTCAAAGACAGG gtCCGTGAGGAAATTGAGAGGTTTGGCATTAAGGTGTACCAGTTCCCAGAGTGTGACTCTGATGAGGACGAGGAGTTCAAACAACTGGACAAAGAACTGAAG gagtgctGTCCGTTAGCAGTGATTGGCAGTAACACAGTGGTTGAGGCCAGGggccagagagtgagagggagactcTATCCATGGGGTATTGTGGAAG tGGAGAACCAGTCTCACTGTGACTTTGTGAAGCTGAGGAACATGTTGATTCGCTCTCACATGCATGACCTCAAAGATGTGACATGTGATGTGCACTATGAGAACTACAGAGCCCAGTGTATACAGGACATGACCAG TAAACTGACGCAGGACAACCGCATGGAAAGCCCGATCCCCATCCTGCCCCTATCCACCCCAgatgtggagacagacagactcatCAAGATGAAAGATGAAGAG ttggCAAGGATGCAAGAGATGCTAAATAAGATGCAGCAGCAGATCCATGATGGGAAGGACCAGTGA